The Xiphophorus hellerii strain 12219 chromosome 5, Xiphophorus_hellerii-4.1, whole genome shotgun sequence genome window below encodes:
- the LOC116720851 gene encoding uncharacterized protein LOC116720851, with protein MKFENVLAEVNGFGRFQIRTLLLLVIPRVTLPFHFLLNNFITVIPSHHCNISSLDDGERFRSLSLEDKLVASIPLQSDGSPSFCQMFAEPQYHLLYNSTNTTDLPTIPCQNGWVYDNSIFKSTLATEWDLVCDKRSVNRATATIFFMGVMVGAAAFGYLSDRFGRKRTLLVSYIMTTIFGFASAFSYNFAMFAAMRFFTGFGISGVSIVSIVLCVEWVGIKHRTSVGVLMSLDWSFSTILLPGVAYFVNDWRYLTATVTSPLLLAIITWWWLPESARWLISNGKVNSAHFYLTKCAKFNRREEFMADLKPEILSKVILVEDENRKYSYMDLVKTPRMRRLALLTGIVWFGVACVYYGISLNVPGFGVDIYLTQFIYGITEVPAKIFIVFFLNKLGRRLTQAGTLALTGLCLFCNIFVPQDLWAARTVFGASGKMFAEAAFTTVFLYTTELYPTVLRQNGLGFSSFTARTGVSLSPLVMILEDIWSYLPNIIFTLVACVASVSASFLPETLNVRLPETIEDIEQTRRRSIPTSDEKAAPFVVGVRGRELPPSKDEGVAVMATPSRGSPEPQAPPATLPRFDPVSPELSGSSGNVRLKVRLARLQLEAQERELVVSDKNKFDVSKNITLVPVFRESEVDSYFNAFERIAVALEWPKEVWAVLLQCKLIGKAQEVVSSLSAEEGMKYEVLKKSILRAYELVPEAYRQKFRNHKRSSGQTYVEFAREKGLLFDKWCAASEVKSDFESLRQLILLEDFKNTLPERLVVFLNEQKVASLSKAAIVADEFMLTHKNVFVSVPRADKVLNIRQQKPDPTQSDAKAKQQSLSPREEEAQGKKVAYMVDDGLLLRRWAGENLEDWSTIYQVVVPTRFPEAVPLRRITAPMITKALVKFFSVFGLPKVVQTDQGTNFKSRTFAQALKQLGVEHVTSSSYHPESQGDQVEDITKLISDFQCLFGDVPTRTHVVSHDIVLSNPAPIKQRAYRVNATKREIMKKEVEYLVKNGLAIQSCSPWSSPCLLDMKADGSPRFCTDFRKVNAVTILDAHPLPLIEDCIDEIGPAKFVTKLDMLKGMYNQNQRLMRWALIIQEYNLKICHKKGPIALQKDATMKFENVLADINGFGKFQIMIIAINFLGRFTLPCHFMLNNFIAAIPAHHCDLSSLDDFLNLSQAERITVSIPVETDGSPSSCRMFAKPQYHLLLNSSDVTDASTVPCQNGWVYDNTTFRSTITSEWDLVCDRRGKNKATATIFFVGVMFGAIAFGSLSDRFGRRIMLLVSYVSGMLFAIASAFSTTYVMFAVLRFFTGFCITGIVIVSSALCVEWVDIEHRKLVGVIDSLSWTFGNTVFAAIAYFVTDWRWLTLSVTSPLILAIITWRWMPDSARWLIANGKLEQAQIYLKKCAKINQREDFIHTLKAETLSTIVDKGARERTYTYLDLIRTPKMRKLSLQTGILWFCIATTFYGISFNITGFGLNIYLTQFTYAVIELPAKLSVYYLLDKIGRRSTEVGALLLSALCLGINIVMPKDMSAARTVVAIVGKGFSSASFGTVVLYSSELYPTVVRQNGMGYNSFMGRFGVAVSPLILLLDEVWKELPQVVLCSTALLGGLVARTMAETRNRCLPETIEDIERNAV; from the exons ATGAAGTTTGAGAATGTACTTGCAGAGGTTAATGGCTTTGGCAGATTTCAGATAAGGACACTTCTCTTGCTGGTCATTCCTCGTGTGACTCTGCCATTTCACTTCCTGCTTAATAACTTCATCACGGTGATTCCTTCTCACCACTGCAACATCAGTTCGTTAGATGATGGAGAAAGATTCAGGAGTTTATCTCTTGAAGACAAGCTCGTTGCTAGCATTCCTTTACAGAGTGATGGGAGCCCGAGCTTCTGTCAGATGTTTGCAGAGCCTCAGTACCACCTGCTGTATAACTCTACCAACACCACAGATCTACCTACGATTCCATGCCAGAACGGTTGGGTTTATGACAACAGCATCTTTAAATCGACTCTCGCCACTGAG tGGGACCTGGTTTGTGATAAGAGAAGTGTGAACAGAGCTACAGCCACCATCTTCTTCATGGGGGTTATGGTTGGAGCAGCAGCTTTTGGCTATCTTAGTGACAG GTTTGGACGGAAAAGAACACTTCTGGTGTCCTACATAATGACCACCATCTTTGGTTTTGCAAGTGCTTTCTCTTATAATTTTGCCATGTTTGCTGCCATGAGATTTTTCACCGGATTTGGGATTTCTGGAGTCAGTATAGTCTCCATTGTTCTAT GTGTAGAATGGGTCGGAATCAAGCATCGTACCTCGGTGGGagtcttaatgagtttggactGGAGTTTTTCAACGATTCTGTTGCCCGGTGTGGCCTACTTTGTGAATGACTGGAGATACCTGACTGCCACTGTGACCAGCCCACTGCTGCTGGCTATTATCACTTGGTG GTGGCTCCCAGAGTCTGCCAGATGGTTGATAAGTAATGGAAAAGTGAATAGTGCTCATTTTTACCTGACTAAGTGTGCAAAATTCAACCGCAGAGAGGAGTTCATGGCTGACCTAAAGCCTGAG ATTCTCTCCAAAGTGATACTTGTTGAggatgaaaatagaaaatactcCTATATGGATCTTGTGAAGACTCCCAGAATGAGACGACTTGCTCTACTAACTGGCATTGTTTG GTTTGGAGTGGCCTGCGTCTATTATGGAATCAGCTTAAATGTTCCTGGGTTTGGAGTGGACATTTATCTCACGCAATTCATCTATGGCATCACCGAAGTCCCAGCGAAAATCTTCATCGTTTTCTTTTTGAACAAATTAGGCCGAAGATTGACTCAAGCCGGAACACTTGCTCTCACAGGGCTGTGTTTGTTCTGCAACATTTTCGTCCCTCAGG atttgtGGGCAGCAAGGACAGTTTTTGGAGCTTCAGGCAAGATGTTTGCAGAAGCAGCTTTTACAACTGTGTTCCTGTACACAACAGAGCTTTATCCGACTGTCTTGAG GCAAAACGGACTTGGTTTCAGCTCTTTCACTGCTCGCACTGGTGTGTCTCTATCACCCCTGGTGATGATTCTTGAGGACATCTGGTCTTACCtaccaaatataatttttaccTTGGTGGCTTGCGTTGCATCTGTGTCAGCTTCTTTTCTTCCTGAGACACTAAACGTCCGTCTCCCGGAGACCATCGAAGACATTGAACAGACAag AAGACGATCAATTCCGACATCTGATGAGAAAGCGGCTCC GTTTGTGGTGGGAGTTAGAGGGCGAG AACTCCCTCCTTCAAAAGATGAAGGTGTTGCTGTAATGGCAACGCCATCAAGGGGGTCGCCAGAGCCACAGGCGCCCCCTGCGACTTTACCACGGTTCGATCCAGTGTCACCAGAGCTCAGTGGCTCCAGTGGTAATGTCAGACTCAAGGTTCGGCTGGCCCGCCTACAGCTGGAGGCACAGGAGAGGGAGTTG GTGGTGTCGGACAAAAACAAGTTTGATGTCAGCAAGAATATTACTTTGGTGCCTGTGTTTAGGGAGTCAGAAGTGGACTCTTACTTCAATGCATTTGAGAGGATTGCTGTGGCACTGGAGTGGCCAAAGGAGGTGTGGGCTGTTCTATTGCAGTGCAAGCTCATAGGTAAAGCGCAGGAGGTTGTTTCGTCACTGTCAGCCGAGGAGGGCATGAAGTATGAGGTACTGAAAAAGTCAATCTTACGTGCTTATGAACTTGTACCTGAAGCTTACAGGCAAAAATTCAGGAACCATAAGAGGTCTAGTGGCCAGACCTATGTGGAGTTTGCACGTGAGAAGGGACTACTTTTTGATAAATGGTGTGCTGCAAGTGAGGTTAAAAGTGACTTTGAATCCCTCCGCCAACTAATTCTGTTGGAAGACTTCAAGAACACATTGCCGGAGAGACTGGTGGTTTTCTTGAATGAGCAAAAGGTGGCCTCTTTGTCTAAAGCAGCCATTGTCGCTGATGAGTTCATGTTGACCCACAAGAATGTATTTGTGTCTGTACCTCGTGCAGATAAAGTTTTGAACATTCGTCAACAAAAACCTGACCCCACTCAGTCAGACGCTAAGGCTAAGCAGCAATCCCTTTCTCCACGAGAG GAGGAAGCCCAGGGGAAGAAGGTGGCATATATGGTTGATGATGGTCTCCTGTTGCGACGCTGGGCTGGTGAAAACTTGGAAGACTGGAGTACCATATATCAGGTGGTTGTGCCAACAAG GTTTCCTGAGGCCGTGCCCCTGCGGAGGATCACAGCTCCCATGATTACCAAAGCTCTGGTAAAGTTTTTCTCAGTGTTTGGTCTTCCCAAAGTTGTCCAAACGGACCAGGGCACAAACTTTAAGTCTAGAACCTTTGCCCAGGCACTAAAACAGTTGGGTGTAGAGCATGTCACCTCAAGCTCTTACCACCCTGAAAGCCAAG GTGACCAAGTGGAGGACATCACAAAACTCATATCAGACTTCCAATGTCTGTTTGGGGATGTTCCTACCAGGACTCATGTGGTGTCTCATGACATTGTTCTTTCCAATCCTGCACCTATAAAGCAGAGAGCATACCGTGTCAATGCCACAAAGAGGGAGATCATGAAAAAGGAAGTAGAATACCTTGTTAAAAATGGACTCGCCATTCAGAGTTGCAGCCCATGGAGTTCTCCATGTCTATTAGACATGAAGGCTGATGGGAGTCCAAGGTTCTGCACAGACTTTCGTAAGGTGAATGCTGTCACCATCCTTGATGCACACCCGTTACCCCTCATTGAAGACTGTATTGATGAAATCGGACCAGCAAAATTTGTCACTAAACTTGACATGCTGAAAGG GATGTACAATCAAAATCAAAGACTCATGCGGTGGGCTTTGATCATTCAGGAGTACAACCTGAAGATCTGCCATAAAAAGGG ACCCATCGCACTGCAGAAGGACGCAACAATGAAGTTTGAGAATGTTCTTGCTGATATTAATGGATTTGGAAAATTTCAGATAATGATTATTGCTATCAACTTCCTGGGTCGCTTCACACTTCCTTGCCACTTCATGCTGAATAATTTTATCGCAGCAATACCAGCTCATCACTGTGACCTCAGCTCGCTAGATGACTTTCTGAATTTATCTCAGGCAGAAAGAATTACTGTGAGTATCCCAGTTGAGACAGACGGGAGTCCCAGCTCCTGTAGGATGTTTGCAAAGCCTCAGTATCACCTGTTGCTCAACTCTTCTGATGTTACTGATGCGTCCACTGTGCCATGCCAGAATGGATGGGTGTACGACAACACAACCTTCAGATCAACAATAACCTCAGAG TGGGACCTTGTGTGTGACAGAAGAggtaaaaacaaagcaacagcCACCATCTTCTTTGTTGGAGTAATGTTTGGAGCCATAGCCTTTGGAAGTCTAAGTGACAG GTTTGGCCGCAGGATCATGCTCCTGGTGTCATATGTATCTGGCATGCTGTTTGCTATAGCAAGCGCCTTTTCCACGACATATGTGATGTTTGCAGTGTTGAGGTTCTTCACTGGGTTCTGCATCACTGGCATTGTCATCGTCTCATCCGCTCTCT GTGTGGAGTGGGTGGACATTGAACACAGGAAACTGGTTGGAGTCATTGATAGTTTATCCTGGACATTTGGCAACACAGTATTTGCAGCAATTGCTTACTTTGTGACTGACTGGCGTTGGCTCACTCTAAGTGTTACATCGCCTTTAATCTTGGCCATCATCACTTGGAG GTGGATGCCTGACTCAGCGAGGTGGCTCATTGCCAATGGAAAACTGGAGCAGGCTCAGATATACCTGAAGAAATGTGCCAAGATAAATCAAAGAGAAGATTTCATTCACACACTAAAAGCAGAG aCCTTATCCACAATTGTAGACAAGGGGGCAAGAGAACGAACTTATACATACCTCGACTTGATTCGAACACCTAAGATGAGGAAACTATCTCTGCAAACTGGCATCTTATG GTTTTGTATTGCTACGACATTTTACGGCATCAGCTTCAACATCACGGGCTTTGGCTTGAATATTTACCTTACTCAATTTACCTATGCTGTAATTGAGTTGCCAGCCAAACTATCAGTTTACTATTTGCTGGATAAAATCGGCAGGCGCAGCACTGAGGTGGGAGCTTTGTTGTTGTCTGCACTCTGCCTTGGAATCAACATTGTCATGCCAAAAG ATATGTCTGCGGCCAGAACAGTTGTTGCCATTGTTGGCAAGGGGTTTTCTTCAGCTTCCTTTGGAACGGTTGTGCTGTACAGTTCAGAGCTGTATCCAACTGTAGTTAG GCAAAATGGAATGGGCTACAACTCATTTATGGGTCGGTTTGGCGTTGCTGTGTCTCCTCTGATCCTGTTACTAGATGAGGTTTGGAAGGAACTTCCGCAGGTGGTCTTGTGCTCAACAGCTTTACTGGGAGGACTGGTGGCAAGGACTATGGCAGAGACACGTAACAGGTGTCTGCCAGAGACTATTGAAGACATTGAAAGAAACGCAGTTTAA
- the LOC116719907 gene encoding pre-mRNA-splicing factor ATP-dependent RNA helicase DHX15, with product MSKRHRLDLGDEYSSSKKRSDGRDRDRDRDREDRSRDRDRDRDRDRDRDRDRDTKLSAAPSNSMPLMSSIPPVKQMNMHQQINPFTNLPHTPRYYEILKKRLQLPVWEYKESFSDIITRHQSFVLVGETGSGKTTQIPQWCVDMVRALPGPKRAVACTQPRRVAAMSVAQRVADEMDVMLGQEVGYSIRFEDCSSAKTILKYMTDGMLLREAMNDPLLERYGVIILDEAHERTLATDILMGVLKEVVRQRQDLKVIVMSATLDAGKFQVYFDSCPLLTIPGRTHPVEIFYTPEPERDYLEAAIRTVIQIHMCEEDEGDVLLFLTGQEEIDEACKRIKREVDDLGPDVGDIKIIPLYSTLPPQQQQRIFEPPPPRKPNGAIGRKVVVSTNIAETSLTIDGVVFVIDPGFAKQKVYNPRIRVESLLVTAISKASAQQRAGRAGRTRPGKCFRLYTEKAYKTEMQDNTYPEILRSNLGSVVLQLKKLGIDDLVHFDFMDPPAPETLMRALELLNYLAALNDDGDLTELGSMMAEFPLDPQLAKMVIASCEFNCSNEILSITAMLSVPQCFVRPTEAKKAADESKMRFAHIDGDHLTLLNVYHAFKQNHEANQWCYDNFVNYRSLMSADNVRQQLSRIMDRFSLPRRSTEFTSRDYYINIRRALCTGFFMQVAHLERTGHYLTVKDNQVVQLHPSTVLDHKPEWVLYNEFVLTTKNYIRTCTDIKPEWLVKIAPQYYDMSNFPQCEAKRQLERIIAKLESKEYTQY from the exons ATGTCCAAAAGACACCGTTTGGACTTGGGCGATGAATACTCCTCCAGTAAGAAACGGTCTGACGG GAGAGACAGAGACCGCGACAGAGACCGTGAGGACCGTTCCAGAGACAGGGATCGAGACAGAGATCGCGACAGGGACAGAGACCGGGACAGGGACACCAAGTTGTCGGCCGCTCCCTCTAACAGCATGCCGTTGATGTCGAGCATACCCCCTGTCAAGCAGATGAACATGCACCAGCAGATTAACCCATTCACCAATCTGCCACACACGCCGCGCTACTACGAGATCCTGAAGAAAAGGCTACAGCTTCCGGTGTGGGAGTACAAAGAAAGCTTCAGCGACATCATTACACGCCATCAGAGCTTTGTCCTTGTTGGAGAGACTGGCTCTGGAAAAACAACACAG ATTCCTCAGTGGTGTGTGGACATGGTGAGGGCCTTGCCTGGTCCTAAGCGGGCCGTAGCTTGTACTCAGCCGAGGAGAGTGGCTGCCATGAGTGTGGCTCAAAGGGTTGCAGACGAAATGGATGTCATGCTTGGACAGGAAGTTGGCTACTCCATCAGATTTGAGGACTGCAGCTCTGCCAAGACTATATTAAA ATACATGACAGATGGTATGTTATTGAGAGAGGCTATGAATGATCCTCTGCTGGAGCGATATGGTGTGATCATTCTGGATGAGGCCCACGAGCGAACTCTGGCCACAGACATCCTGATGGGCGTGTTAAAGGAAGTGGTTCGTCAAAGACAAGATCTGAAG GTAATTGTGATGAGTGCCACCCTAGATGCAGGAAAGTTCCAAGTGTACTTCGACAGCTGCCCTCTGCTGACCATTCCTGGACGCACACATCCTGTAGAGATCTTCTACACCCCTGAACCGGAGCGGGACTACCTGGAGGCAGCTATTCGTACCGTCATTCAGATTCACATGTGTGAAGAGGATGAAGGTGACGTCCTTCTGTTCCTCACAGGTCAAGAG GAAATTGATGAAGCCTGTAAGAGAATCAAACGAGAAGTTGACGACCTTGGCCCTGACGTCGGAGACATCAAAATCATTCCACTGTATTCCACGTTGcccccgcagcagcagcagaggatcTTTGAGCCACCTCCTCCAAGAAAGCCAAACGGCGCTATAGGGAGAAAG GTTGTTGTGTCAACAAATATCGCTGAGACGTCGCTAACAATTGATGGTGTTGTGTTTGTCATTGACCCCGGATTTGCCAAACAGAAG GTGTATAATCCCCGCATCAGAGTTGAGTCTCTGCTAGTCACAGCCATCAGTAAAGCTTCGGCACAGCAGAGGGCAGGAAGAGCTGGCAGAACACGCCCAGGGAAATGTTTTCGCCTCTATACAGAGAAGGCctacaaaacagaaatgcag GATAATACATATCCAGAGATTCTTCGGTCCAATTTGGGATCTGTTGTGCTGCAGTTGAAGAAGTTGGGCATTGATGACCTTGTCCATTTTGACTTCATGGACCCTCCAG CTCCTGAAACGCTAATGAGGGCTCTTGAGCTGCTCAATTATCTGGCCGCTCTCAACGATGATGGTGACCTGACTGAACTTGGCTCCATGATGGCAGAATTCCCGCTGGATCCTCAGCTGGCCAAGATGGTCATAGCAAGCTGCGAGTTTAACTGCTCCAATGAGATCCTCTCCATCACTGCCATGCTGTCAG TCCCACAGTGTTTTGTCCGTCCCACGGAGGCTAAGAAGGCAGCGGACGAGTCCAAGATGAGATTTGCTCACATTGATGGAGACCACTTGACGCTGCTCAATGTCTACCACGCCTTCAAACAAA aCCATGAAGCTAATCAGTGGTGTTATGACAACTTTGTCAACTACCGCTCGCTGATGTCTGCTGACAATGTACGTCAGCAGCTGTCCAGGATTATGGACCGCTTCAGTCTGCCTCGGCGTAGCACAGAGTTTACCAGCAGAGATTACTACATCAATATCCGACGAGCGCTCTGCACCGGCTTCTTCATGCAG GTGGCTCATTTGGAGCGCACAGGCCATTACCTCACAGTGAAAGACAACCAGGTGGTCCAGCTGCACCCATCCACAGTCCTGGACCACAAACCTGAGTGGGTGCTCTACAATGAATTTGTTCTCACCACCAAGAACTACATCCGCACTTGCACAGACATCAAACCAGAGTG GTTGGTGAAGATTGCACCACAGTACTATGACATGAGTAACTTTCCACAATGTGAAGCTAAAAGACAGCTGGAGCGAATTATTGCCAAACTAGAGAGCAAAGAGTACACCCAGTACTGA